The genome window gagagttataagaaatataattgtataaaattattaaatatgtatATTGTGTATATGTTTTTTCTCTTAGGGGATAACCTTATATACAGTTATTTATGCGTAACTTTTTTATAGGAGTGTAAATTGAATGATAGccaatacataaaaaattaaattgaatgaaaattttgataCATCTTTTAGAAATTTGTTAAAACTATATAGTTCtcttaatatattaagaatatatcaattttaataaattaatgatgaaaaaACCCAAATCTGCTGCAATGAAAGATCTGCATAACATACCTGACGCACCACCTTCTACACAAAAAACCAGCTGCATACGAATACTTTAGATACTACCATATGCTTCAAACCATAACAAAGTCCTGCCATTTAACGAGACAGCTCCTTACACCAATCCAACAGCATCAATTCTACTCCCATAATAAAACTTCTCtacatgaataaattaaaaacaaaaccaagaCTGTTGTGTTCTGTTCTGATAATTTTTGTCCGTAGCCACATTTCAGTACATTCTACAATCTACCAGCATCTCCCAAGCTCGCCACATGATTAAAAAACCCGTGACAAAACCACCATCAACATTCAACCTTCTCCTGCAAAATTGGAGCTTTTTCATAAATTTCTACACCCGAAACAATCGGGTTCTGCATCCAATCTGTCAACGAATAGCAGAaaccttcttttttgctttaagTCACTTCCAAGCTTGCAGTAAAGCATTATCAAAAATATCCTTAGGGTGAAGGCTTTTCATGTCTAAAAATAATCTGATTCCTGCCAATCCACATTGCTCTTATAACAGAAAACCACGCCACCCTCCACCCCTCCCCATCCAATCCACAAACACCTACCGAATCACAAAACTGATGAAATTGACTTCGTATATCTGCATTCAGAACTGTCAAAATCCCTATCCATTTGAAACAGAATTCCCACACCTTAGAAAAGTTATTTTGAATATGTAAATGGATACAGCGCAAAAAAGTAATAATGCATTATGAATGTATGATGTATATAGTGTGTTGCTCTTAAGTCATAACATTACCATCAGTTCATCCACATCATGAATCCCACGTTCCTGTACTTTGCAGCAAATTCTCGATAATTGTGTCCATGTATTTAAATGGTTCACACCATGTAGCCATGACATCGATCATCATATTTAGCAAAAatggtaaaaataaaataaaattaaggggGAGCCAATCTCAtcatgaaagctaaaaatgaaaaagaaaacgaTTATAGCTGTCATAACATACCAATTTGTTAGTTTCTTTGGAAGCATCAAAATGAGCCTTCCTTAGCACCAGAATAGTAGGTGAGAATGTGGCTGGATGCCTTTGATGATTTATGAGCATTCTCCTTGTTGGATAAGTCGGCTCGCATCATGTTCCTTTCTTTTGAGTGACTGAGAAAAccaaatttatttgtataacTCTAGTTAGAAGAGGTTTTGCAGCATACTTGTTTGGATGAAAACATTATGCAAGAAAGTCTCATTTATAGGACTAGAAAAGTACAAGGAATCACTTGAAAACATACTGGATACGGATTCTTGATAGCTGCCACACTGCTATGCTAGTAAGTAGTCAAATGAGAATTAAAGAATTGAGTTGAAATAATGGAAAATTTGAGTTCTTATCTAGGCTATGTATGTTAAATATTCCATTTGTGTATAATAACAGTACATGTAGAAGCTTGTATGATTGCTTCACTTTTAACCATTTCATATCCTAAAGATTAAGGTCTTCCTTGCCAAAAACTtaacaaaatgttgtaatctatgtaaattttattgttCCTGCCTAAACACAAAATTATGAACATCACCGACTTATAAGGTGTGGACACCGACACAAAACATGACTACAACTTTTTGGTGTTCAGTCTAATTAACAGCAGATAACGAACTTATTTATTGTATATGCAAGATAAAGCAACAAATGAGGTATTTAACTTTATGATagctaaaaccaaaaaaataacacaGAAACTAATATATAGTTAGTGTTGAAGATCTTCCATCCACATTACTAGTAATATGACAAAAATAGAGCATATAAATGAAGAGTAACCTAAACAAATGTGCCACTGTGCCCGCTAGCTGTCCAAATATGCACGTCCTGCTCCATGAGGCATCTAGTTGGAATATGAATCTTCAACATCCTTCAGCTGGTAATAGTGAGGGGCTATCTCCGCCAGCCACCCTGGATTTATCTCTGTCACCTGCCTCATATATTCCTTGGTTGTGAGTACTAGTTCATGGTATACAACCCATCTAGGAAGAACCTGCGCCAGCCCCGAACCAGGGTGTATGCGAACATTCTGTGATTGTTTAACAGTCTTATATATTCCATACTTTTGCAGTCTCGCAGAGTGTGGGAAAAACCCAGATGTAATGGATTTCTTGATGGCATCGAAATCACTAGAATTTGAAGTTAGTTCGATCTCAACCCTCTCTAAAAGACCTGCAAGTTGATCACGGATATCCCTAGCCTGTCTCATGCTCCTTACCTGTATGTAATTTTCATAACACCATTGTGTTGAATAATTGGTCTCCTTCCATGAATTGTAGACCCTTAGTAATGCAATATGGTCTCCAACATTTCCAGTGTGAAAATTCCTCATTGCATTGTCTGCATATACTTGTTTATCCTTTGGACGGTAGAATATTGACTTACCAACAGAAAGCATAGCAGCAATAGAGATTATATCATCTGAACACTTGAACTTTTCTGAGGCCACTATCATTTTTGACAATGTAGGATCAAGAGGGAACTCTGCCATCCGTCTACCAACCTTAGTTAACTCACCAAACTTATTCAATGCACTTAATGCATATAAAAGCTCAAGAGCTTTCAATAAGGCATCATCAGATGGAGGATCCATAAAATCAAAATGCATTACATTGTCAATACCAAGACATTTTAAAGTTAAAACCACATTTGCAAGGTTAGTCCGCTGTATTTCTGGTACAGTGTTATCGTCCATTTCCTTGTGAAAAGTATATGCAGTATACAGTTGGAAGCACTTACCAGGACCTGTTCTTCCACAACGACCGGCTCTTTGCATAGCTGAAGCTTTTGAGATTGGAGTTACTTTCAAAGACTCCATTCCGGTTCTTGGATTATAACTCTTCATCTTACAATATCCTGGATCAATGACATACTTGATGCCATCAATTGTCAATGACGTTTCTGCAATATTAGTAGCAAGGACAACCTTTCGCACCCTTTCAGGAGTGGGATCAAATATTTTAGCTTGAAGTTCAGTTGGTAGGTTGGCATATATAGGGCAGATTTTTAACTCACCAATCTTAGTCCCCAAGCCTCTGATCCGATGCTTCAAGTTTTCTTCAGCTGTTTCAATTTCTTCTTGACCCGTAAGGAATACCAATATATCTCCAGGAGGTTCAGTGACATGGATTTTGAGTGAGGCCTCAATTGCTGCATCTAAGTAGTCACTTGGTGCTTCGGTAAAGTTAAATATTTCATAAGGATACCGTCTCCctggaattttgaattttggtgCAGAATCAAAGTAATCGCTGAACTTGTCAGCATCAAGTGTAGCACTTGATATCAGCAACTTGAGATCAGGTCTGAAACGAGCAATATCCTTTACTAATCCAAACAGAATATCTGTTGATAGTGTTCTTTCGTGAGCCTCATCCACGATCAAAACACTATAACTTGCCAAATCAGGTTCACCAAGGAATTCCCTCAGCAACATTCCATCTGTCATGTATTTAATCACTGTCTTATCTGTTGTACAATCTTCAAAACGGATGGAGTAGCCAACCTCATGTCCTAATTTAACACCCATTTCTTTGGAAACTCGAGCAGCAACACTTATAGCAGCAAGGCGTCGCGGCTGAGTACACGCAACCATTCCATGTTTTGTGTAGCCCGCTTCATGAAGGTATTGAGGAATTTGTGTAGTCTTCCCCGAACCAGTTTCACCATCAATGATAAGTACCTGGTGATCGTGAACAGCTTGGAGCAATTGCTCCCGATAAGGGTAAATGGGTAGCTTTTCCCTCTCTTCCTGAAGTGCTTCCCTAGCTGTCTTTGCTCTGGACTTTTCATGTGAATCTTCCACCATCTCTTCATAATCAAACTTATCTCCATCTATTACCGATGTCTTGACAAAATCAATCTGATCATCAAACACAAACTGATACTCATCAAAGGCTTGTTTTCTATTTCTTGAGTCAAACTTCAACGTTGCCTTTCGAATTTGACGTTCCTCCAAGGCCTCCTGTTCGGCGAATGGATTCATCTTATCCTCAGCATTTGGATCCCTGTAACGCTGCATAGCCACAGAAAACCTCTTCTCCTGGTTAACACCGCCTTCATGATCATAAGCTTCTGGCATTCTATAGTACTCATTCACATTATCATCCTCTTTCGACCGCTTCTTCACAAGCTCATACATCTCTTTATCGTACCTCAGTTTGCATAATTCTGCTTCTGAAAGCTCAACACCTTCAAACAGATATTGCTCATCTTCTATATCATCTCTCAGTTGTAGCAATTTCTTTTCCTCCCTTTTCTTCAAGTATTCTTGCCTCGAAAAATTTCTCAAGGTTTGAATGTCATCATTCTCTGCAGCATTAGATCTTCGAATGgcctcttctttctcctttcgCGTTAATCTCGGTTCAGTCACCAACTTCCGTGTCACTGCTTCGTCTCTTTCTCTCATATGCCGCTCTaattccttcttctctctttgaTCTTCcaatatttcttcttcttcttctgaatCTGAATGATTATCTTTATGAGGGGAAATTCTTCTCTTAACTTGTCTCCCCCTCTCCTTTCTCGCAATTCCCTCATCATCGTGAACTTCTGATTTCTTCCTGAAACGTTTGCTACGATTATCAGGCTTTCTAGATTTATATGCATATGCATGGTCACTATTGTCATCAGCCTTTAAAATTGTGTAAGTCTTCTGCTTCCTTGCCAGTATTGCAGCCTCCCTCTCTTGTTTCTGATACTGATTCAAACTCGATGGTACACGAGGAACCCTAGAAAAAATTTCCTCCGCGAATGCGCGAGTGTCGCTTGATGATGGGATCCGAAACTCCACTAGTTTGTCAACCAAATGAGCCGGTGAAGAAGCTTGGTGGGATAGTCCGATCATGTACCGAACAAGGGTGGGCTGAGAATATCCTAATAGAGACATCAATTTGTCGGATACCCAATTCTTTAGACTGTCATCATTATCCATCGTCAcacggcggcggcggcggcggcggcaaCAACCCTCTGCAGCGGTGGTGGCGAAACCCCAAACGCGACGGTAGAGCGGTGGTGTGAGGTGGAGCTTCGACAGTGACGCACGCACGCTCTGTTTGAGAAGACAGACCCAAGCTCTGTTCTTGGCGCGAGAGAACAGAGTATGGCACAGCACACGCACAAAGTAAAAAACTCGAAGAAATTGTGAATCAATGGATGAAAGCCTATTAAGGTGTGGACGTTTATCTTATACCGCTTGGTTAGTTTAGGGTTAATCTTTTGggaatagaatatatatatatatatatataattatgataaaaaggAATTCAGAACTTGCGTGGGAAGCAAGTAGACATTAGTTGTTTCGTGGGAAGCAAGCCAGAGATGTGTCAGCTCCTTGGGAAACAAGTTCCTTCTCAAATACATAAtacaatacaaaaaattaattaaatataagagtaaattacataaatttccttcaagatttaaaaaactacaCATGTCTTACTATTTGAAACCTACGCAAATCTTATATGAGATTTAAGAAAATTGTTTCtcctcaattttttaaaacatacataaatcttactaaatataatttaaatatttgacaATAATAAGTCATTTGTGTTGTACATGAGTATTTTTTCAACAATATCTTTATCATCATCTTTTAAGTATGAGATAATtttgataagaaagaaagaaaaccaatGTGTAGAAAACTCAATCAACCCATATATCAAATGGACAATTATGGGTTTCATAGAGCAAATGAAATTACTCTAATCAAGCTATAAAAAATCTAATGCATAAAATCACCTGAATTAACTTCATATAAGTACTAATAACACTAAATctagatatattttaaaacatattgaAGGCATATGTAACTCTCTTATACCTTAGGAGAGatttgtgtatgttttaaaagaagagaatatacatatgtaatttttttaaaatttaggaaaagtttgtataatttactttaaatttaattaaatagttgTAATTGATCATTTGGATTTGTGTTTTTTAACTAAGTAGTTtaggttttaaattttaattaacctttggatataaaataaattatattaaaagaagAATACTTACTCTATATATGTTTACAATTTTCTACAAAAGTTAATCATCACTCTACTTCATACAAGtatcatgattaaaaaaaatctttgtatCCTCTCTAttcaaattacattaaaattattccgataatatttttctctaatcAATTTATGTATTCTCTCTTCACTTATACATTCCTGACCttcttattagttaaaaataataaaatatttcataccAAAAAATATTGCTTAAGATTAAATTACGTCTCATAAACCAAATAACTTCACATAAAATATTATCCATAACCAAAAAAGAAATGTTGTCATCCATTCAAATTATGTCAAAGacacataaataaaattgtaattaaccAACGCTCGTCTGACATTGATGTCTCTTACAAAATAAATGACAATTTGTTACCCCATACATTCTTTGAACGCCaacaaaacatttttgtttttttgagtTTCAAGAAAATTAGCTAAGCACACATCACACCATTTTACTTGATAATGGGGTATGGCAGGAGATATTGAAGAATTTCTCCTTATTCCTCTTCGTTTACTATAAGCTTTTTGCAGCTCAGTTTAATTTAGATGTTTCTCAATAAGCTTTTGCAGCTCTTCCTTTTTTGCACCCACCACCTTATCAACAACTTTGCCTTTCTTTATCAATATGAATGTTGGCATTGCCTGCACCTTGAATTCTTGAGAGACCTCCTGtttacaattaattaaatatgaacATTGATACGATTCGTCGATTTTAAATATCTAAACGAGGATACAGcgcacaaaaataataatacatgtaCAATAATGTACATATACTATATACTATATAGTCTGTTTCTCTTGACATTAAGAGGCATATGAGTAatagtgaaagaaaagaaaaagagcaaTACCATCAATTCATCCACATCAATTTTGATGAATTCCACGTTGGTGTACTTTGCAGCATACTCTTGGATAATTGGGTCCATGGATTTGCAAGGTCCACACCATGTAGCCGTGAAATCGATCACCATctttagcaaaaaaaattaaaagtaaaaaatgggGACACAATATCTCATCATGAAAgctaaaaagtgaaaaattaaaaaatgaagggCTAACAATTGTAGCTGTATGTACATACCAACTTGTTAGTTTGTTTGGAGGCATCAAAGTGAGTCTTCCATTTAGCGGTGGAATGGAAGGTGAGAAGGTGGCCGGATGATTTATGAGCATTCTCCACGTTGGATAAGTTGGCTCCCATCTTGCTCCTTTCTTTTGGTGGCTGAGAAAACCACAATTTGTTTGTATAATTCTCTAGTTAGAAGAGGTTTTGCTTCTTGCTGATGAAAGCATTTTCTAGGAGAGCCTCATTTATAGGACTAGAAAAGTACAAGGAATTAATTAGTTTTGCAAGCGTATCGGATTCTTTGCTAACTGTCATGCTAGTAAGTACTCGAATGGACACTTACCATACACGAGTTGGGAGAAAATAGCACTGCTTAATTAGAATCCtaaattttgaaacaattatcttagaattaacaatttttttaacttttttaaaacaatagaaACATATTTTAAGACGCTTTTTGATAGAATTGATGTGGAATATGAGATTTTGAGACGGTCTAAAAACCATCGTGAAAAGTGTTAAACAACGTCAGATTCAaagacaattaaaaattatcatgaaAAGTTACAGAGAACCAtctttaaaagtgttttttttttgtagtaatacatatttttaatgtttgggTAATTTGTGGATCATGAATGATAGCAACATACTCCTTAaataatccttttttttaagagcttaaataatcttttaagGGTTAATTTCCAGTGATATATGtgatatatgtttttatatagACTCTTTTTAACGTTAATATTATGTGATAAGATAATATAATAAGCTGTTATGTGATAGAGGAATATTATCTCTTAAGAGGAGAACTAAGACCTTTGaattatatttagaaaaaaaataaaatctttaaattatctttaagaAATTCCTTGCCATGAGTTAGCTGTCCTTGATTTTGTTGAACTGGTCCTATTGGACAAGGTTGTCTACCATTAGGCTTTAGTCATCTTAGGTCTATTGGGACTAGTTGGATATGAGTTATgtcaaattgaaacaaattcaCATGACATTTATAAATCAtgttaaacaattattttaaacttgactcacttatacataaattaaatttaaataattttcattttatttactcatattataaattaaaatgcacaaacTAGTATTCTCACTCTCTCAATTCGAACTCCtaatattctttttgtttttttttcacttcttgGAAGTGTATTTCATACATTATACAtgtaattggtaaaaaaaatcaactatctcaaattcttgtatttttgtttgtatatatttaatttttataattacttaTCGCTTTTAATATTCCCTTttagtaatgcaataaaaaattatattatgtaaaacttttaagataattatcataaaaattaataaatttatcatatatgattaGATAAATATAGTGTAAAAACTCTTTATATTATAtgttcattaattaaattcattaatgttctaaaaacaaatgttttatgtctatttctatgaatataaaattatgttttatttttaatttaggttCACTTTCTTACATGAAAAGCTTAGGATACATGTCAAACTAATAAAAATCTattcaaaacaaatttaataatagaaaatatcTAATCACATGTTAAATGAGTTAAATCTTGTTTCTTATCAGCCCAAAGCTAAGAAGCACATGTATCTAATTAGCATTTAAGTTGGTCTTCAATGGGTATATGTCTTCATTGTGATCTCCTAGTTGGAGGAGTGGGAGAAGCCACCTACAAGAATTTTGATGGTAAAGTCAATTCAAATCAAAGCTAGAATGTGGCTATAATATGATTACAATTAAGGTCATCCTAGGTTTGTGATCTAAGTTCGTATATAGACCTTTTCTAGTATTGACATGATGTGATAAGATAATATAAGAAGCTTCCATCTCATAAAGTAATTATCTCTTAATATGAGAACTAACACCTTTGAATTATTCGTTGTTAAGAGATTCCTGATCATCATGTGTTAgttatccttaatttttttttatttgggccTATTGGACAAGGTTGGTTACCTTTTGTTGTCTTAGGTCTATTGGGGCCATTTGGATTTGAGTTAAAGGGTTGCTATTGGTCTCATAGAAATTTCTTTTGGCCCCTACCTTGGGACTAATAGCTTTTTCTATTATGTGAATGTT of Glycine soja cultivar W05 chromosome 1, ASM419377v2, whole genome shotgun sequence contains these proteins:
- the LOC114410681 gene encoding pre-mRNA-splicing factor ATP-dependent RNA helicase DEAH1-like produces the protein MDNDDSLKNWVSDKLMSLLGYSQPTLVRYMIGLSHQASSPAHLVDKLVEFRIPSSSDTRAFAEEIFSRVPRVPSSLNQYQKQEREAAILARKQKTYTILKADDNSDHAYAYKSRKPDNRSKRFRKKSEVHDDEGIARKERGRQVKRRISPHKDNHSDSEEEEEILEDQREKKELERHMRERDEAVTRKLVTEPRLTRKEKEEAIRRSNAAENDDIQTLRNFSRQEYLKKREEKKLLQLRDDIEDEQYLFEGVELSEAELCKLRYDKEMYELVKKRSKEDDNVNEYYRMPEAYDHEGGVNQEKRFSVAMQRYRDPNAEDKMNPFAEQEALEERQIRKATLKFDSRNRKQAFDEYQFVFDDQIDFVKTSVIDGDKFDYEEMVEDSHEKSRAKTAREALQEEREKLPIYPYREQLLQAVHDHQVLIIDGETGSGKTTQIPQYLHEAGYTKHGMVACTQPRRLAAISVAARVSKEMGVKLGHEVGYSIRFEDCTTDKTVIKYMTDGMLLREFLGEPDLASYSVLIVDEAHERTLSTDILFGLVKDIARFRPDLKLLISSATLDADKFSDYFDSAPKFKIPGRRYPYEIFNFTEAPSDYLDAAIEASLKIHVTEPPGDILVFLTGQEEIETAEENLKHRIRGLGTKIGELKICPIYANLPTELQAKIFDPTPERVRKVVLATNIAETSLTIDGIKYVIDPGYCKMKSYNPRTGMESLKVTPISKASAMQRAGRCGRTGPGKCFQLYTAYTFHKEMDDNTVPEIQRTNLANVVLTLKCLGIDNVMHFDFMDPPSDDALLKALELLYALSALNKFGELTKVGRRMAEFPLDPTLSKMIVASEKFKCSDDIISIAAMLSVGKSIFYRPKDKQVYADNAMRNFHTGNVGDHIALLRVYNSWKETNYSTQWCYENYIQVRSMRQARDIRDQLAGLLERVEIELTSNSSDFDAIKKSITSGFFPHSARLQKYGIYKTVKQSQNVRIHPGSGLAQVLPRWVVYHELVLTTKEYMRQVTEINPGWLAEIAPHYYQLKDVEDSYSN
- the LOC114401513 gene encoding thioredoxin H2-like gives rise to the protein MGANLSNVENAHKSSGHLLTFHSTAKWKTHFDASKQTNKLMVIDFTATWCGPCKSMDPIIQEYAAKYTNVEFIKIDVDELMEVSQEFKVQAMPTFILIKKGKVVDKVVGAKKEELQKLIEKHLN